The following is a genomic window from Spirosoma foliorum.
CTATTGAGCGGGTTGCGTCGGCTGGCCCGCGTACTGCCGATCGCTGGGAAAACTGGCAGTTTGTGGTCAATGGCCGGACGTTTTTTGTGAAAGGCATGAACTTCACTCCACAGGACGTACTGCTCGAAACCTCGAAAGAACGCTATCGATGGACACTGGAAGCCGCAAAAAAAATGGGCGTTCAATTGATCCGCATCTGGGGCGGTGGCCTACTCGAAACTGAGCACTTCTACGAAATCTGTAACGAGTTGGGCATCATGGTCTGGCAGGATTTCCCGATTGGTAATCAGGATACCCCTTTGTATCCACAGGATATTTGGGAAGCGCAGGTTGTACAAACCATCGTTCGGTTGCGGAATCATCCATCGCTGGCGGTTTGGTGCGGAGGCAACGAATTTAATCCATATTCCTACGGCAACGCGGCCACGATGGGCATTTTGGAGCGCAATCTGGACATTTTCGATAAATCTCGACTTTACGTCCGTACCACGCCTGACGATGGCAGCCTTCATACTTACCCCGACATGGACCCGACCTGGTACGGTGTTGGCTACCGCTACGAACCCTGGATATCAGAAACGGGAATGCACTCGATGCCTGAGGCCAACTTGTTCTACGAAACCGTTGATAACAAAGAGTTTACTGGATTGGGCCGCATGTGGGACAAGGAATTTTACAAAGACCACCCAGAGTTCATTCACCACTTTACCGAATACGGCCCCAGCCGCGTACCGCGCATGCTGAGTCGGGCATCACATATTGCCGACATGAATGATCCGACTATCGAAGCCGTGACCGAAGCGTCGCAGGTTGGAGCGGGTGAGTTTTATCAGGTGTTCTCCGAAAAAATGCAGGGCAATTATCCGGTTACGACGGGGTTGCTACCGTGGGTATTCAAACGCCACTGGCCCGTCATTGCCATTCAGATGATGGACTGGTTTGGCAACGCGGGTGCTCCCTATTACTTTCTCAAACGTACCTACGAGCCTACACATATTGCAGTTGACATTCCGCGTCTGCTCTGGAAAGCCGGTGAACGGATTAAGCTGCCCGTCAACGTAATGCATTCGTTACCACCGGCGATACCCGGCGCAACAATTTCCGTACAGGTTCTCGATGATACATTCAAACAACTCTGGAAGAAAGAGCAAAAAGTGAATGTAGCAGGTGGTACCTCGGTGAGTTCTGCGAATCTGGGCGAGTATGTTATTCCAGCGGACTACCGCGACCGATACATACTCATCGTTGCCGAACTTCGGACCGCTTCGGGCAAGCTTCTATCGCGGTCGACCTATTATCCCCGCAGTTTGTCGATGCTCGAAAACGAAGAATTTTATCAGAAATATATCAGCAACCCAATTCCCTGGCCGACGCTCGAAAAAGGTCCATTTCTGAAACCGACCGTTGCCCGAACCACTACGTCGCTGACGGCTTCGGTTCTGAGTCAGAAACCTACCGGAGCAGATCAAAGTCAGCTTCGGGTGAAGGTTACCAATACGGGGAAAGTCCCCGCATTCATGGCCAAGCTGGACATTACAGGAACGAAGCGGGCCATAGTGGCATCCGACAATTTTACCTGGATTGCCCCCGGCGAAACACAGGAGATAGACCTCAATGTGATCTGGCGCGAACCGACGACCCGACCAAACGCAAACCTGACCGTCAGTGCCTGGAATGCTGCCCCTACAACCGCTAAACTCCCTTAATCATGGTTGACTCACCTCCTTCGCTCACGAAAAAAACGACTGGCTTCCGCTGGGAGTTGCTGGCATTGCTCTGGCTGGCGTTCTTCCTGAACCAGGCCGACCGGCAGATTTTCAGTGTCGTATTACCGCTCATTCGGAAAGACCTTGGCCTGACCGATGCCCAACTCGGCCTGATTGCGTCGGCGCTAGTCTGGACCTATGGGTTATTGGTTCCCATTGCCGGGTTCATCGGCGACCGATTTTCGCGCCGGAATATTCTCGGCTTTTGTCTACTGTTCTGGTCGTGCGCTACGTTGCTGACGGGTTTTTGTTCGAGCGTAGTCCAGTTCATTGCGCTACGTGGCATGGCAACGGGTGGTGGCGAAGCATTTTACGCGCCTTCGGCGAATGCGCTGTTAGGCGAAACCTACAAGGAAAAACGCTCGTTTGCGCTGTCCATTCACCAAACAGCGGTGTACTTCGGGATTATTCTAAGCGGCATTATTGCTGGCTACATCGGCGAACACTACGGCTGGCAAAAAGCGTTTTATCTATTTGGTAGTCTGGGGGTTGTGCTGGCGTTCGTATTCTTTACCCGAATCCCGAAAGATGTTGTTGTATCGACGGCCGAAAGTCAGCAACAGATGTGGGCCGAAATTGGTAAAACAGCGCGTATCGTCGCCCGAAAACCTACCGTGATCATGCTCACCTTGGGCTTTGGTTGTATGGTGTTCGTGAACGTCGGGTACCTAACTTGGATGCCGTCGTTTCTGGTCGATAAATTCAATATGAGTTTGACGGATGCAGGTTTTTCGTCCCTGTTTTACCATCATCTCGGGGCGTTTTTAGGGGTGCTGTCAGGAGCTAAAATTTCAGATTATTACGCTAAATCCAACCCCCGAAGTCGCCTGGTTGTGCAGGCACTGGGGTTGCTGCTGGGAGCGCCGTTCATCTACGGCATCAGCATGAGCAATACGCAAGTGCTTACCTACATAGCCTTGTTTCTGTTTGGCATTTTCCGGGGATGGTATGATTCCAACATCGTAGCCTCGCTTTACGAAGTGGTATCGCCTAAAATTCGGTCGTCGGCCTACGGGCTTATGCTGGCCTGCGCCTTTCTGATCGGCTCGTTTGCCCCCTTTTTACTGGGTGTTTTAAAACCAACATTAGGGCTGACAGCTGGGCTGGCTAGCTTATCGGGCGTGTACGTGCTGGGAAGTCTGTTTCTCTGGGCGGGAGCCTTCCTGTTTTTCGACCGGGATAAAGAAGTTAGCCAATAAGTTATGATGAACACGCTATCAAAACCAGCTATTTCAACGAAAGACCCACTGACTACGTTGGCAACCGGGCTTAACTTTCCCGAAGGTCCTGCGTTTGCGGCTGACGGAAGCTTGTGGGCAGTTGAATTGAAAGGCGAAAGTCTGGTTCAGTACAAAAACGGAAAGCTAAAACGCTTTCGTGTGGGTGGAGGACCGAATGGCATTGCCATCGATAAACAGGGAGCGGTCTGGTTTTGCGATTCGGCGCAACGCAGCATCCGGCGCTTCGATCCAGTCACCGAAAAAGTGGAAACCATTCTGGATAACATAGATGGTGAACCGCTTAACAAACCCAATGATCTGGCATTCGATTCCGCAGGTAATCTGGTCTTTACCTGTCCCGGCGAATCGCGTCAGGAACCGACTGGCTACGCTGTTGTCCGAATGCACGATGGTAGTGCGAAGAAATTTACCACAGAGAAATACTTCCCGAATGGGCTGGCATTCAGCGCCGATGGTAAAACACTGGTGCTAGCCGAAACCTACAAACATCGACTCTGGAAAGGCAACTGGAATGCGGCAACCGGCGAGTGGATTGATGCGGCTGTATGGGCAACGGTTGAAGGCCCACAGGGACCGGGTGGACCCGATGGCATGGCGTTTGGCGAAGATGGAAATCTATATGTAGCCGTCTACGGAACGGGTTATATCCACGTCGTTTCGCCCGAAGGAAAAGTCATTCAAAAAATCGATACCGCTGGCCAGAACCCAACGAATTGCGCCTTCGATCCAACGGGCAAACTCGGTCTGGTCGTTACCGAAGCAGAAAAAGGGCAGTTAAAAACTGTAGCGATAAATACAAAAGGAATCACATTATTCAATTGATTATAAACTATCTAAACGAAAAATCATGAGTGTCGATCAGTATAAGAAAGAAGTCGGATTGATGAATCTGGAGAAGTTGATCGAAAAGCGTGAAGGCGTTTCCGACACCACGTTCCCTATCCCCGACAAAGAGTTATTGCAACGGTTTGAGCAGCTCTATACGGGGGCTGTCAATGACGTCATGCGCGAATTTTGTCTCTTGAATCAGGCATTGCCCGGTCATATTTTACCCTTACGCGAGTACCGGACGGTGGCGGGTTTTGCCTTCACGGTAAAAAGCGCACCCAACGCCATGATTCGGGGTGAAATGGAATTCCGTACACAAATGCTCGAAGAGATGCACGAAGACGCCTTTATCGTTTGGGATACCACCAATGATAGCAAGGCTACGCTTTGGGGGGGGCGTTATGACGGCAACGGCCAAAGGCAAGAAGGTGAAAGCGGC
Proteins encoded in this region:
- a CDS encoding glycoside hydrolase family 2 protein, whose amino-acid sequence is MKNLTLFILSLLLSNFVSAQSDTTAPKLWQPYRITPRTGAQHISLSGDGWELSHTDAPITDLKAPRQDAFQTSIPNSVHWSYFKAGKLPHPYYHKNSDQYKFMDEKAWYYRKSFSTPASAKSGSYVFLCFDGVDYFSKVWLNGTLVGVHEGMFGGPTVEIGKLLKASGQNELLVEVRAGNWGNKATDYESLPRNSNGEYMIEMRKGYNPRASGRIIKPWVISGSSGCEMFFSVGMWQDVRLEIVQPYHLERPYLTTTSIQNGKATLHFASEVLVDTTSLGYQLHPWKNAQMHHYDGRVPGTTLSNASLSVVVELVDKAGKVAFTQEKPFKAFKGRTWFDDELTVTNPKLWHPNGLGEANLYTVRVVLKKDHQVVDQIQFPFGIRTIERVASAGPRTADRWENWQFVVNGRTFFVKGMNFTPQDVLLETSKERYRWTLEAAKKMGVQLIRIWGGGLLETEHFYEICNELGIMVWQDFPIGNQDTPLYPQDIWEAQVVQTIVRLRNHPSLAVWCGGNEFNPYSYGNAATMGILERNLDIFDKSRLYVRTTPDDGSLHTYPDMDPTWYGVGYRYEPWISETGMHSMPEANLFYETVDNKEFTGLGRMWDKEFYKDHPEFIHHFTEYGPSRVPRMLSRASHIADMNDPTIEAVTEASQVGAGEFYQVFSEKMQGNYPVTTGLLPWVFKRHWPVIAIQMMDWFGNAGAPYYFLKRTYEPTHIAVDIPRLLWKAGERIKLPVNVMHSLPPAIPGATISVQVLDDTFKQLWKKEQKVNVAGGTSVSSANLGEYVIPADYRDRYILIVAELRTASGKLLSRSTYYPRSLSMLENEEFYQKYISNPIPWPTLEKGPFLKPTVARTTTSLTASVLSQKPTGADQSQLRVKVTNTGKVPAFMAKLDITGTKRAIVASDNFTWIAPGETQEIDLNVIWREPTTRPNANLTVSAWNAAPTTAKLP
- a CDS encoding spinster family MFS transporter, with translation MVDSPPSLTKKTTGFRWELLALLWLAFFLNQADRQIFSVVLPLIRKDLGLTDAQLGLIASALVWTYGLLVPIAGFIGDRFSRRNILGFCLLFWSCATLLTGFCSSVVQFIALRGMATGGGEAFYAPSANALLGETYKEKRSFALSIHQTAVYFGIILSGIIAGYIGEHYGWQKAFYLFGSLGVVLAFVFFTRIPKDVVVSTAESQQQMWAEIGKTARIVARKPTVIMLTLGFGCMVFVNVGYLTWMPSFLVDKFNMSLTDAGFSSLFYHHLGAFLGVLSGAKISDYYAKSNPRSRLVVQALGLLLGAPFIYGISMSNTQVLTYIALFLFGIFRGWYDSNIVASLYEVVSPKIRSSAYGLMLACAFLIGSFAPFLLGVLKPTLGLTAGLASLSGVYVLGSLFLWAGAFLFFDRDKEVSQ
- a CDS encoding SMP-30/gluconolactonase/LRE family protein is translated as MMNTLSKPAISTKDPLTTLATGLNFPEGPAFAADGSLWAVELKGESLVQYKNGKLKRFRVGGGPNGIAIDKQGAVWFCDSAQRSIRRFDPVTEKVETILDNIDGEPLNKPNDLAFDSAGNLVFTCPGESRQEPTGYAVVRMHDGSAKKFTTEKYFPNGLAFSADGKTLVLAETYKHRLWKGNWNAATGEWIDAAVWATVEGPQGPGGPDGMAFGEDGNLYVAVYGTGYIHVVSPEGKVIQKIDTAGQNPTNCAFDPTGKLGLVVTEAEKGQLKTVAINTKGITLFN